A single region of the Ictalurus punctatus breed USDA103 chromosome 26, Coco_2.0, whole genome shotgun sequence genome encodes:
- the retreg2 gene encoding reticulophagy regulator 2 isoform X1: MASGEEAARPSVPSSSSSSSCSPVGLEALFPAACTERSDSPELLRLRRRLQHWLAPHERAVLYAQRLLVWERPVHSAVAALALNTAFWLLSSTSLRPLFLIGVSLFVFALLDRWKDKLPQIAALHAESPGIERESMSVRPRLLSVAELSHHLAESYLTCSLYVQEMLQYKRQNHGKFCVMTCSGCLLLAVVGHYIPGIMISYIILLSVLLWPLVVYHELIQKMYTGLEPILMKLDYSMKGDTQHRKHDKRKVKKEQEEGDEPRAETESESEEELSCFAPTVDVKTTALAMAITDSELSDEEASILESGGFSVSRATTPQLTDVSEGTYLDQQSMHSEPEESFSKDLPEFPSVEEFPSVEPGVFRFPLGAHEESQSPASLLIQHLASPLHFVNSHFNGQGRGRGGAPGEPEASARTLESLSEEIVSTAISAVVQNTLSALLSSSEAAEAPGVAEFLPSETPPCPTESALEEAGEGATLVPPEDEDFELLDQSELEHVDDGLGFVGQVSPTDGASSDRQSQES, from the exons atggCGAGCGGGGAGGAGGCCGCGCGTCCGTCTGTcccgtcctcctcctcctcgtcctcgtGCAGTCCGGTGGGGCTCGAGGCGCTGTTCCCGGCCGCGTGCACGGAACGGAGTGACAGCCCCGAGCTCCTGAGGCTCCGGCGGCGGCTGCAGCACTGGCTCGCGCCTCACGAGCGCGCGGTGCTTTACGCGCAGAGACTGCTGGTGTGGGAGAGGCCCGTGCACAGCGCCGTGGCCGCGCTCGCGCTCAACACCGCCTTCTG GTTGTTGTCGTCTACGTCTTTGCGTCCTCTGTTTCTCATCGGCGTGTCCCTGTTCGTCTTCGCCCTGCTGGACAGATGGAAGGACAAACTGCCTCAGATCGCTG CGCTCCACGCAGAGTCGCCCGGGATAGAACG AGAGAGCATGAGCGTCCGGCCGAGGCTGCTGAGCGTGGCCGAGCTGAGCCACCACCTGGCCGAGAGCTACCTGACCTGCAGCCTCTACGTCCAGGAGATGCTTCAGTACAAACGCCAGAATCACGGCAAG TTCTGTGTGATGACGTGCTCAGGATGCCTGCTGCTGGCCGTGGTCGGACACTACATACCCGGAATCATGATCTCCTACATTATTC TGCTGAGCGTCTTGCTCTGGCCTCTGGTTGTGTACCACGAGCTGATCCAGAAGATGTACACGGGATTGGAGCCGATCCTGATGAAGCTGGACTACAGCATGAAGGGAGACACGCAGCACCGCAAACACGACAAGAGAA aGGTGAAGAAGGAGCAGGAAGAAGGAGATGAGCCGAGGGCCGAGACGGAGAGTGAGAGCGAGGAGGAGCTCTCCTGCTTTGCCCCCACT GTGGACGTGAAGACCACGGCGTTGGCGATGGCCATCACGGACTCCGAGCTCTCCGACGAGGAAGCATCCATCCTCGAGAGCGGAGGATTCTCGGTGTCCAGAGCCACAACGCCACAACTCACAGACGTCTCAGAAGGTACCT ATTTGGACCAGCAGAGCATGCACAGCGAACCTGAGGAAAGCTTCTCCAAGGATCTCCCGGAGTTCCCTTCGGTGGAGGAGTTCCCGTCTGTCGAGCCCGGAGTCTTTCGCTTTCCCCTGGGCGCCCACGAGGAGTCTCAAAGCCCGGCCAGTTTGCTCATCCAGCACCTCGCCTCTCCGCTGCACTTCGTCAACTCGCACTTCAACGGACAAGGACGAGGCCGCGGCGGCGCACCGGGCGAGCCGGAGGCGTCTGCTCGCACCCTGGAGTCCCTCAGCGAAGAGATCGTGAGCACCGCCATCTCCGCCGTGGTGCAGAACACCCTCTCGGCCCTGCTGAGCTCCTCAGAGGCGGCCGAGGCTCCCGGCGTCGCGGAGTTCCTCCCTTCCGAAACGCCACCGTGCCCCACGGAGTCGGCTCTCGAGGAGGCCGGCGAGGGCGCGACGCTCGTTCCGCCAGAGGACGAGGACTTCGAGCTTCTGGACCAAAGCGAACTGGAGCACGTTGACGACGGGTTAGGGTTTGTTGGACAGGTGAGTCCGACAGACGGCGCGTCTAGCGACCGGCAATCGCAGGAGTCCTAG
- the retreg2 gene encoding reticulophagy regulator 2 isoform X2 has product MASGEEAARPSVPSSSSSSSCSPVGLEALFPAACTERSDSPELLRLRRRLQHWLAPHERAVLYAQRLLVWERPVHSAVAALALNTAFWLLSSTSLRPLFLIGVSLFVFALLDRWKDKLPQIAALHAESPGIERESMSVRPRLLSVAELSHHLAESYLTCSLYVQEMLQYKRQNHGKFCVMTCSGCLLLAVVGHYIPGIMISYIILLSVLLWPLVVYHELIQKMYTGLEPILMKLDYSMKGDTQHRKHDKRKVKKEQEEGDEPRAETESESEEELSCFAPTVDVKTTALAMAITDSELSDEEASILESGGFSVSRATTPQLTDVSEDLDQQSMHSEPEESFSKDLPEFPSVEEFPSVEPGVFRFPLGAHEESQSPASLLIQHLASPLHFVNSHFNGQGRGRGGAPGEPEASARTLESLSEEIVSTAISAVVQNTLSALLSSSEAAEAPGVAEFLPSETPPCPTESALEEAGEGATLVPPEDEDFELLDQSELEHVDDGLGFVGQVSPTDGASSDRQSQES; this is encoded by the exons atggCGAGCGGGGAGGAGGCCGCGCGTCCGTCTGTcccgtcctcctcctcctcgtcctcgtGCAGTCCGGTGGGGCTCGAGGCGCTGTTCCCGGCCGCGTGCACGGAACGGAGTGACAGCCCCGAGCTCCTGAGGCTCCGGCGGCGGCTGCAGCACTGGCTCGCGCCTCACGAGCGCGCGGTGCTTTACGCGCAGAGACTGCTGGTGTGGGAGAGGCCCGTGCACAGCGCCGTGGCCGCGCTCGCGCTCAACACCGCCTTCTG GTTGTTGTCGTCTACGTCTTTGCGTCCTCTGTTTCTCATCGGCGTGTCCCTGTTCGTCTTCGCCCTGCTGGACAGATGGAAGGACAAACTGCCTCAGATCGCTG CGCTCCACGCAGAGTCGCCCGGGATAGAACG AGAGAGCATGAGCGTCCGGCCGAGGCTGCTGAGCGTGGCCGAGCTGAGCCACCACCTGGCCGAGAGCTACCTGACCTGCAGCCTCTACGTCCAGGAGATGCTTCAGTACAAACGCCAGAATCACGGCAAG TTCTGTGTGATGACGTGCTCAGGATGCCTGCTGCTGGCCGTGGTCGGACACTACATACCCGGAATCATGATCTCCTACATTATTC TGCTGAGCGTCTTGCTCTGGCCTCTGGTTGTGTACCACGAGCTGATCCAGAAGATGTACACGGGATTGGAGCCGATCCTGATGAAGCTGGACTACAGCATGAAGGGAGACACGCAGCACCGCAAACACGACAAGAGAA aGGTGAAGAAGGAGCAGGAAGAAGGAGATGAGCCGAGGGCCGAGACGGAGAGTGAGAGCGAGGAGGAGCTCTCCTGCTTTGCCCCCACT GTGGACGTGAAGACCACGGCGTTGGCGATGGCCATCACGGACTCCGAGCTCTCCGACGAGGAAGCATCCATCCTCGAGAGCGGAGGATTCTCGGTGTCCAGAGCCACAACGCCACAACTCACAGACGTCTCAGAAG ATTTGGACCAGCAGAGCATGCACAGCGAACCTGAGGAAAGCTTCTCCAAGGATCTCCCGGAGTTCCCTTCGGTGGAGGAGTTCCCGTCTGTCGAGCCCGGAGTCTTTCGCTTTCCCCTGGGCGCCCACGAGGAGTCTCAAAGCCCGGCCAGTTTGCTCATCCAGCACCTCGCCTCTCCGCTGCACTTCGTCAACTCGCACTTCAACGGACAAGGACGAGGCCGCGGCGGCGCACCGGGCGAGCCGGAGGCGTCTGCTCGCACCCTGGAGTCCCTCAGCGAAGAGATCGTGAGCACCGCCATCTCCGCCGTGGTGCAGAACACCCTCTCGGCCCTGCTGAGCTCCTCAGAGGCGGCCGAGGCTCCCGGCGTCGCGGAGTTCCTCCCTTCCGAAACGCCACCGTGCCCCACGGAGTCGGCTCTCGAGGAGGCCGGCGAGGGCGCGACGCTCGTTCCGCCAGAGGACGAGGACTTCGAGCTTCTGGACCAAAGCGAACTGGAGCACGTTGACGACGGGTTAGGGTTTGTTGGACAGGTGAGTCCGACAGACGGCGCGTCTAGCGACCGGCAATCGCAGGAGTCCTAG